In Gadus morhua chromosome 2, gadMor3.0, whole genome shotgun sequence, the DNA window TAGCTTTGAACAGGAACAAACACTTTTTTATTGATGTGACCTAATGCCAAAATGGAGTCTTTACATTAAATCCATGACTTATATTTAAACTCTGTTGTTATTGTAACGTCTGTTTGTGAGTAGAGTAATCCATTCAGAAACAAAACCTGGGATACCTGCTCTGTTGTTGGCAATGGAGGGATTTTGTCCAACAGCACCTGTGGTGAGAGGATAGATTCCGCCCAGTTCGTCATCAGGTAGGAACTCCCAGACTATTTCCTTTTTCCTTCCACGTTTGTTATTGTACTGAATCCCTCAGAATGCACAATTTTCACGATGCAGTTTGAGCTTCATCAAATACAAATTTCAACTGTGAGTGACAAGAGTGTGGACTTTCTCCCCGATGCAGGTGTAACCTACCTCCTGTGGAGAACAGCCATCTCAAGGATGTAGGCAAAAAGACAAACCTTGTGACGGCAAATCCAAGCATCTTGCTTGAGAAGTAATGGCTACTGCATTGTGTACCACCAATATGACTTTGACACAGGGAGGGCTTATACTTCATTTATTTCTCTAACAACCCACCCTCTGCTCACCCTCAGATTTAGGGGTCTACAGGAGCACAGACGTCCCTTCATGGAGAGCATGCATCGCTACAATGACTCTCTGATGCTCCTGCCGGCATTCTCATACTCCCGCAACACTGCAGTGTCCCTGCGTGCGCTCTACACCATCGAGGACTTTGAGAGCCCAATCAGGCCGGTGTTCCTCAACCCAGAGTACGTTCGGAACCTGCACAGCTTCTGGCGCTCCAAGGGCCTCCGGAGCATGCGTCTGAGCTCTGGCTTGATGGTGGCCAGCCTGGCGCTGGAACTTTGCACCAATGTACACCTATATGGGTTCTGGCCCTTTGACCAACACCCGCTATTACACCAACCACTCAATAACCACTACTATGACAACAGAAAGAGTAAGAAGAAGGTTCATGCAATGCCTGCCGAGTTTGACTATTTGTTGAGGTTACATGAGCAGGGTGTACTGAAAATACACCTGGGGGATTGTCGGCCATCCAGCCTGTAGGCAGCCCTGCAACTGAATACACTGGATCATGTTCTTGTCTTTAGCTGATGTCTTGACTCTATTATTCTCAAAGATTGCAATATGTGTGGTGAAAACAGTGAGGCATgatgtttaatttaatttatttattctgtaTCGATGCAAAGCCTCCACAAATATATGATACGATAAACTTGGAATGCAATGCACTGAACATGCACTGTTTGCACCGATGAAATTATACAAAAGTAGTTTTTTTTCTATTAACATTATGCATAGTAATGatttaaacaatatatatatatagacattggtgataataaaatatgtatatatatatatatatacatataactataattttttattaatttgactTCTTGGATGGAGATTGTTTAGATTTGGTAAATATGAAGCCATTTTAGTGCCTTATGTAaacaatgtatttttcttttaacTGAATTAACTGAACTGATTTTGACTATATCAACAAAATATTGATTTTGTCTATCACATGAGTAGAAAAATATACAATTGAATACATAGGTGTTCAAAACACAaatttttaatatgttgttaatGTTAAACATACAGTTTGATTTCCTGTATGAAAGGACACATTTTTCCCTACGAAATTCTGAAAAAGAAACTATATATTTACTGAATTGATCCATCTTGAACTGAAGGTAATGCTAAAAAACATAGATGCAAATGAAATGGATCCAGCCGGCCAACATAGGCTGAAAGATTCACTCATAAATGTTCACAATGTTCCCACGTTAAAATTTTTGCCATGATCAATATTCCCCACAAATGATAGCCACTGATGCCTTGGTAACAATAAACAAAGTAAAATGtgtgaaaataaaacatttatatatgtatgtacagtatatatatacacacacagtatatggTTTTTATCAGTGAGATATTCATGGagaatatattttgtatttatgacATTGAATTTTATTGTTGCAGAAACagtttttgtgagtctcaaacAGATTTTTATAGTGATACTTACTGAAGTCATGTTCTTACTGAGATCAATAAGAATTACAAGTGATGTTTAAAAAGAAATCATTGAAGACTTTTGCAGCCAATATTGACATTGTGTCAATGAATATGAACTTGATTTTCTAAGACATTggtgataaaaataaatacaaagctGATGAGTACATTGCTTGTTTTATTCCGCAAATGGTCATAAGCAAAAATATGATTTAGCATTTTTCCTGAATTGCCAGTATCTACCGCTGGTTGTCAGTTTTTCCAAGCTTAACAGCAGACTACTTTTTGCTGAACCTATTCTGCTACATTCAGTGATAAACAGCACACAATTAAC includes these proteins:
- the LOC115560283 gene encoding alpha-2,8-sialyltransferase 8F isoform X2: MLLKMLMPFSLRALFSLMITLLIFGTVFTTLVSDGKHVSPLRTPPKIPLSTPPCDGCRGSLIENVMTRYSQTWKKQQENSTKFRDLLRRTCHGFNKALVSQDNTPVGAQIVYDGEKRKPLTVTSAFFHTFAKSNPFRNKTWDTCSVVGNGGILSNSTCGERIDSAQFVIRCNLPPVENSHLKDVGKKTNLVTANPSILLEKFRGLQEHRRPFMESMHRYNDSLMLLPAFSYSRNTAVSLRALYTIEDFESPIRPVFLNPEYVRNLHSFWRSKGLRSMRLSSGLMVASLALELCTNVHLYGFWPFDQHPLLHQPLNNHYYDNRKSKKKVHAMPAEFDYLLRLHEQGVLKIHLGDCRPSSL
- the LOC115560283 gene encoding alpha-2,8-sialyltransferase 8F isoform X1, with protein sequence MLLKMLMPFSLRALFSLMITLLIFGTVFTTLVSYVFRNSDGKHVSPLRTPPKIPLSTPPCDGCRGSLIENVMTRYSQTWKKQQENSTKFRDLLRRTCHGFNKALVSQDNTPVGAQIVYDGEKRKPLTVTSAFFHTFAKSNPFRNKTWDTCSVVGNGGILSNSTCGERIDSAQFVIRCNLPPVENSHLKDVGKKTNLVTANPSILLEKFRGLQEHRRPFMESMHRYNDSLMLLPAFSYSRNTAVSLRALYTIEDFESPIRPVFLNPEYVRNLHSFWRSKGLRSMRLSSGLMVASLALELCTNVHLYGFWPFDQHPLLHQPLNNHYYDNRKSKKKVHAMPAEFDYLLRLHEQGVLKIHLGDCRPSSL